A portion of the Periophthalmus magnuspinnatus isolate fPerMag1 chromosome 2, fPerMag1.2.pri, whole genome shotgun sequence genome contains these proteins:
- the LOC117385161 gene encoding ankyrin repeat domain-containing protein SOWAHC-like, which produces MAMKCSQEAILNFLRQRGGRVPNTELVEHFKSIFPSDPKKKAAVRELFKGYVDSVAYVKTENGVKHVCLKKKFREDTLNQEKSQREDSGQVSGRDVTRAGHASGMQTSSRLNHAQVPHVLETLRNDTRAQNHFNASEVEEDDSCDAMGNKESVKRENHDSKREDKVEIPVITLSQPSPQPVQEPVFVLPELESNVNTKQGETHGLTQTRQVPTPEDELQDHEAFFDAEDDAVNLNGSDGTPKSSREHFLEVMMCSSPQVRLNIDLRRLSRSDSDSASISSCNLEEDRNSATLDPLEHEWMMCASDAEWGSLQRLLNDDPGLVLKKDFVTGFTCLHWAAKQGKPELIALIINFAKQHNVPVSVDVRSSTGYTPLHLAAMHSHMDVVKLLVGAYNADVEVRDYSGRKACQYLTDNVSVDIRDIIGAYEIETENKPASAGKRWRFNKVLQVKPLRRLNSTGDSDTLDGGAREAPLRRRSSLSRMKPKLQKLKWRTSQLVHSSTFHGAEDLEKRKARPKTHYFG; this is translated from the coding sequence ATGGCAATGAAGTGCAGTCAAGAAGCTATTTTGAACTTTTTGAGGCAGAGAGGCGGTCGGGTGCCAAACACGGAGCTTGTGGAGCACTTTAAATCTATTTTCCCGAGTGACCCGAAGAAAAAAGCGGCGGTGCGCGAGCTGTTCAAGGGTTACGTCGACAGCGTGGCGTACGTAAAGACTGAAAACGGCGTGAAACATGTTTGCCTGAAGAAAAAGTTTCGCGAGGACACTTTAAATCAAGAAAAATCCCAGCGCGAAGATAGCGGACAGGTAAGCGGACGTGACGTGACACGCGCGGGGCATGCTTCAGGTATGCAAACGAGCTCGCGCCTCAACCACGCACAAGTTCCGCATGTTTTGGAGACTTTACGAAACGACACACGAGCACAAAACCACTTTAATGCGAGCGAGGTAGAGGAAGACGACAGTTGCGACGCTATGGGGAACAAAGAAAGTGTTAAGCGTGAGAATCACGACTCCAAACGTGAGGATAAAGTGGAAATACCCGTAATTACACTGAGTCAACCTTCGCCGCAGCCTGTCCAAGAGCCCGTGTTCGTCCTGCCCGAACTTGAGTCAAATGTAAACACGAAGCAGGGCGAGACGCACGGACTTACGCAAACCAGACAAGTCCCAACACCGGAGGATGAACTACAGGATCACGAGGCCTTTTTTGATGCTGAAGATGACGCGGTAAATCTTAATGGAAGCGACGGGACGCCCAAAAGCAGCCGAGAGCATTTTCTGGAAGTTATGATGTGCAGCTCCCCGCAAGTGCGACTCAACATCGATCTGCGCAGGTTATCCCGAAGCGACAGCGACTCTGCGTCCATATCTTCGTGCAATTTGGAGGAAGATCGTAACTCTGCCACGTTAGACCCGCTGGAACACGAGTGGATGATGTGCGCTTCCGATGCAGAGTGGGGAAGCCTGCAGAGATTGCTAAACGATGACCCAGGATTGGTTTTAAAGAAAGATTTCGTAACCGGTTTTACGTGTTTGCACTGGGCGGCCAAGCAAGGCAAACCAGAACTTATCGCACTTATTATTAACTTTGCCAAACAGCACAATGTCCCTGTAAGTGTGGACGTCCGCTCCAGCACAGGGTACACTCCTCTGCACCTGGCCGCCATGCACAGTCACATGGACGTGGTGAAGCTCCTGGTGGGCGCATACAACGCAGACGTGGAAGTACGAGACTACAGCGGCAGGAAAGCGTGCCAATATTTGACCGATAATGTCAGCGTGGATATACGGGACATAATCGGCGCGTACGAGATCGAAACTGAGAACAAACCGGCATCGGCGGGGAAGAGGTGGCGTTTCAACAAAGTCCTCCAAGTCAAACCTCTACGGAGACTGAACAGCACCGGGGACAGCGACACACTGGACGGGGGCGCTAGAGAGGCACCGCTGAGGAGGAGGTCGTCGTTGAGCAGGATGAAGCCCAAGCTGCAGAAGCTGAAGTGGAGGACGTCGCAGCTCGTGCACAGTTCCACGTTTCACGGAGCGGAGGACTTGGAGAAGCGCAAAGCACGGCCCAAAACGCACTATTTTGGATGA